The proteins below are encoded in one region of Buttiauxella gaviniae:
- the csdE gene encoding cysteine desulfurase sulfur acceptor subunit CsdE produces the protein MTSGFLAGHPFGTSITADSLRATFAPLQQWEDKYRQLILLGKQLPALPANLKREEIEIAGCENRVWLGHERDATNGKMHFYGDSEGRIVRGLLAVLLTAVEGKTAQQLLSEDPLALFDDLGLRNQLSASRSSGLAALAQAVRIAAQA, from the coding sequence ATGACAAGTGGATTTTTAGCCGGGCATCCTTTTGGCACCTCAATTACCGCCGACAGCTTGCGAGCGACATTTGCGCCATTACAGCAGTGGGAAGATAAATATCGCCAGCTAATTCTGTTAGGGAAACAGCTTCCGGCTCTGCCTGCAAACTTAAAGCGCGAAGAAATCGAAATTGCGGGCTGCGAGAACCGCGTCTGGTTAGGTCACGAGCGTGACGCCACCAACGGTAAAATGCACTTCTACGGAGACAGCGAAGGGCGCATCGTTCGAGGATTACTTGCAGTGCTATTAACCGCGGTTGAAGGTAAAACGGCGCAACAACTGCTCAGTGAAGATCCTCTCGCCCTGTTTGATGATTTAGGGCTGCGTAATCAGCTAAGTGCTTCACGTAGCAGCGGGCTTGCGGCATTAGCGCAAGCCGTTCGCATTGCGGCTCAAGCCTGA
- the csdA gene encoding cysteine desulfurase CsdA translates to MKTFNPAIFRSQFPALTDAGVYLDSAATTLKPLAVIEATEQFYSLSAGNVHRSQFAAAQRLTERYEAARDSVAALLNAPTGKDIIWTRGTTEAINLVAQCYARPRLQPGDEIIVSEAEHHANFVPWLMVAEQTGANVIKLPLGKDYLADLNQLPALLNERTKILALGQMSNVTGGCPDLAKAITLAHAAGAVVMVDGAQGVVHSPPDVQALDIDFYAFSAHKLYGPTGIGALYGKSELLEEMSPWLGGGKMITHVSFEGFKTQPVPYRFEAGTPNVAGVIGLSAALEWLESVDLQEAESYSRGLATLAEAELAKRPGFRSFRCQDSSLLAFDFAGIHHNDMVTLLAEAGISLRAGQHCAQPLLAALGVSGTLRASFAPYNTQNDVDALIKAIDSALEILVD, encoded by the coding sequence ATGAAAACATTTAATCCAGCCATTTTTCGCAGCCAGTTTCCGGCGCTGACCGATGCAGGTGTCTATCTGGATAGCGCCGCTACCACGCTAAAACCGCTCGCCGTCATTGAGGCCACTGAGCAGTTTTATAGCCTGAGCGCCGGGAATGTGCATCGCAGCCAATTTGCTGCTGCACAGCGCCTTACCGAGCGGTATGAAGCGGCCCGCGACAGCGTAGCGGCGCTGCTCAATGCCCCGACGGGAAAAGATATTATCTGGACGCGCGGAACGACCGAAGCGATCAATCTGGTCGCCCAGTGTTACGCCCGCCCTCGCCTGCAACCTGGCGATGAAATTATTGTTAGCGAAGCCGAGCATCACGCAAACTTTGTGCCGTGGTTGATGGTGGCTGAGCAAACGGGCGCTAACGTTATCAAATTGCCGCTAGGCAAAGATTATCTCGCCGACTTAAACCAACTGCCTGCACTTCTTAACGAGCGCACTAAAATCCTGGCATTAGGGCAAATGTCTAATGTCACGGGCGGCTGTCCGGATCTGGCAAAAGCGATTACGCTTGCTCATGCGGCGGGCGCCGTTGTGATGGTCGATGGCGCGCAAGGTGTGGTGCATAGCCCGCCTGATGTACAAGCGCTGGATATCGATTTTTATGCTTTCTCAGCCCATAAACTTTATGGCCCAACCGGCATCGGTGCGCTATATGGTAAAAGTGAATTGCTGGAGGAAATGTCACCGTGGCTGGGCGGCGGCAAGATGATCACTCACGTCTCATTTGAAGGGTTTAAAACGCAGCCGGTGCCGTATCGCTTTGAAGCGGGTACGCCAAACGTTGCGGGTGTGATTGGCCTGAGCGCGGCTCTTGAATGGTTAGAGTCCGTTGATCTGCAAGAAGCTGAATCTTACAGCCGTGGGCTTGCAACGCTTGCCGAAGCAGAGCTGGCAAAACGCCCTGGTTTTCGCAGCTTCCGCTGCCAGGATTCAAGCCTGCTGGCGTTTGATTTCGCCGGCATTCACCATAACGATATGGTCACGCTACTGGCTGAAGCGGGTATTTCATTACGTGCCGGGCAACATTGCGCCCAGCCATTGCTCGCAGCGCTGGGCGTTAGCGGCACATTACGCGCCTCTTTTGCCCCGTATAACACGCAAAACGATGTCGATGCCCTGATCAAAGCTATCGACAGCGCCCTGGAAATTTTGGTGGATTAA